One Cryptosporangium minutisporangium DNA segment encodes these proteins:
- a CDS encoding transglycosylase domain-containing protein, with product MPIDQSEITDPAPTSGGAPTPPDDTDAESPTTGPPRRRRILIGVAAGVVVCLLLGLLGGWAAYASIDLPAVPAPNEATRIQYSDGGTFAAFASKNRTSVSLGNVPEHAQDAVLAARDPDFYRSGGSAPGAIVRAARALVTGGGGESLTEQYVRVVFAEGPGRSAHARTTVLAHKLNERWSKEQILKAYLNTVYFGRGAWGIQAASEAYFRTDVSKLTVAQAAVLAAVIADPKQDPRSDPGDAKRRWTVVLDTMVDRGTLNAAERDAQEYPAVLDAAPRSDAWKGGTSGVLGQRIESELKKIGFSTLDIATGGLTVKTTISSKAQAAAVRAASTHVKPGSEGETAVVSIDPRTGAVRAYVGGDRGYGNADLASAVASHPAGASFEPYALATAITQGYSIDSLWNGTSGQVFEDAAKPVTNAGGDSSCGPRCSLTAATVKSVNTVYWALTREVGAAKVARTAEKAGIRTLDGQPIPQQLDQSVDSSLGLGRYSVSVLDQAAAYTTIANNGVYREPHLIDRVLDSDGTVMWDSATHASRTGEAWSRSVGRDVSYVLQQAYDADPAVRIGRPAAIKSGGLRDPQGRSDAWLAGYTPQLATVVWVGSRIPERGKTSGSTDVRGSSVPGAIWRDYMVAALKSQPVEKFAPPARVGDKPGNAR from the coding sequence ATGCCGATCGACCAATCCGAGATCACTGATCCGGCGCCGACGTCGGGAGGGGCGCCGACCCCACCGGACGACACGGACGCCGAGTCCCCGACCACCGGGCCACCCCGGCGACGGCGAATCCTGATCGGGGTCGCGGCCGGCGTCGTCGTCTGCCTGTTACTGGGTCTGCTCGGCGGTTGGGCGGCGTACGCCTCGATCGACCTGCCGGCGGTCCCCGCGCCGAACGAGGCCACTCGGATCCAGTACTCCGACGGGGGCACGTTCGCGGCGTTCGCCAGCAAGAACCGGACCTCGGTCAGCCTCGGAAATGTTCCGGAGCACGCGCAGGACGCCGTCCTCGCCGCGCGCGATCCCGACTTCTACCGCTCCGGCGGCTCCGCGCCCGGCGCCATCGTCCGGGCGGCCCGTGCTCTGGTCACCGGCGGCGGCGGCGAATCGCTCACCGAGCAGTACGTCCGCGTGGTCTTCGCCGAGGGCCCCGGCCGGAGCGCACACGCACGGACCACCGTCCTGGCCCACAAGCTGAACGAGCGGTGGAGCAAGGAACAGATCCTGAAGGCGTACCTAAACACCGTGTACTTCGGACGCGGCGCGTGGGGCATCCAGGCGGCCTCGGAGGCGTACTTCCGGACCGACGTCTCCAAGCTCACGGTCGCTCAGGCCGCCGTGCTCGCCGCGGTGATCGCCGACCCGAAGCAGGATCCGCGCTCCGACCCCGGCGACGCGAAGCGCCGCTGGACCGTCGTACTCGACACGATGGTCGACCGCGGCACGCTGAACGCTGCCGAACGGGACGCGCAGGAGTACCCGGCGGTACTCGATGCCGCGCCGCGCTCGGACGCGTGGAAGGGCGGCACGAGCGGCGTACTCGGTCAACGGATCGAAAGCGAGCTCAAGAAGATCGGCTTCAGCACCCTGGACATCGCCACCGGCGGTCTGACCGTCAAGACGACGATCAGCAGCAAGGCGCAGGCCGCGGCAGTGCGGGCCGCGAGCACTCACGTGAAGCCCGGCAGCGAGGGCGAGACCGCGGTGGTGTCGATCGATCCGCGGACCGGGGCGGTCAGGGCCTACGTCGGCGGTGACCGGGGCTACGGCAACGCCGACCTGGCGTCGGCGGTCGCGAGCCACCCGGCTGGCGCGTCGTTCGAGCCGTACGCCTTGGCGACCGCGATCACCCAGGGCTACAGCATCGACTCACTGTGGAACGGCACCTCGGGGCAGGTCTTCGAAGACGCCGCGAAGCCGGTCACGAACGCCGGCGGCGACAGCTCGTGCGGTCCCCGCTGTTCGTTGACCGCGGCCACCGTGAAGTCGGTGAACACCGTCTACTGGGCGCTGACCCGGGAGGTCGGGGCGGCAAAGGTGGCCAGAACGGCGGAGAAGGCGGGCATCCGCACGCTGGACGGCCAGCCGATCCCGCAGCAGCTCGACCAGAGCGTCGACTCGTCGCTCGGACTGGGGCGGTACAGCGTCTCGGTGCTCGACCAGGCGGCGGCGTACACCACGATCGCGAACAACGGCGTCTATCGCGAGCCACACCTCATCGACCGGGTGCTCGACTCGGACGGGACCGTGATGTGGGACAGCGCCACGCACGCTTCGCGCACCGGAGAGGCGTGGTCCCGTTCGGTCGGTCGGGACGTGTCCTACGTCCTCCAGCAGGCGTACGACGCCGACCCGGCGGTCCGGATCGGCCGCCCGGCGGCGATCAAGTCCGGCGGCCTACGCGACCCGCAGGGGAGGTCGGACGCGTGGCTGGCCGGGTACACGCCGCAGCTGGCGACCGTGGTCTGGGTCGGCAGCCGGATCCCGGAGCGGGGGAAGACCAGCGGTTCGACCGACGTCCGCGGCTCGAGTGTCCCGGGCGCGATCTGGCGCGACTACATGGTCGCGGCGCTGAAATCGCAGCCGGTGGAGAAGTTCGCGCCACCGGCCCGCGTCGGCGACAAGCCGGGCAACGCCCGCTGA